ATAATGATTCAAATCAAAAGATAAAAGAAATTGTCACTACAGATAATGGTGAAGATACAGAAGATAGGTTTTACACAACTGTAACAGAATTTTTCTATTCCAATGGAACTTTAGTAAAATCTATATTAAAATCTTCTCATTTCAATATTTATAAAGGTTACAATGAGAAAGGTCATGAAATTTATTATAACATATTCTATACTTACAAAACTTCAGATAATATCCTTCAAACTTGTGAATATATTTATGATGAGAGAGGCAACATTGTAGATGAAAAAATTTGGAAGAACAATATTTTAAATAGGAGGGTTACTCGAACTTTTAATACAAATAATGATATTGTTGAAATAGTTTTCCATGATGAAAAAGAAATAACTCACATTGAAAAATGGGAATATATTTATGAAGAGGAGGAAAAAATAAGTAAATAGAACTTGAATATATATGTAATAAGCGAGTATAATTTTAATAAATAAAAAATGAAAATACTTTTAATTTTATCTTTTATTCTATTCCAATTACCACTAGCATTCTATGGTGACACTATGAGGAGGCTAAACAGAATGAAATATTACAACGCATTGAAAGCAGATAATTATATTTTTGAGAATGGAGATATTAGTGAAAATAAATATATGAGTTTAAACCTCTTAAGCTCTTGGATATTATCCTTGTTCCCTTTAATTGGTGGATTGAACATACATTGGTTACTTGCTATTGTAATAGCTGTGATTTCCTCACAGCTTATAGTGCCATTCATTGCATTCTCTTTGTATCCATTTAATACTATTTATAGCATTAGAAAATTAAAACTTATAGCAACTATTTATCCTATTTTGGGGTTTATTCTCTACTTTATTGCTAAATAATTAGTTATCTTGCATTTATGATTAAATTTATCTTATCAATATTTTTAATGCTGTGTTTGTTTGATATGCCCTATGGGTATTATCAATTAGTAAGATTTATTGCTCTAATATGTTTTTCTATGTTAGCTTATCAATATAAAAACAACCATACCTTGCTTGTTATTTTTATTAGTTTGGCTTTATTATTTCAACCATTTATAAAAATTGCACTAGGAAGAACTCTATGGAATATTATAGATGTTGTGGTAGCTATTTTTTTATTGATACTCTTAAAAGTGGAGCATAAAGATGAAAAATAAATTCTACGAAGGCAATATAGAAAATAATATAACCACTCAAATTAGAGTGGTTTTTTTATATCAAAATCTATGGAAAATTTTAATTTACCTTTTGTATTAAG
The genomic region above belongs to Riemerella anatipestifer and contains:
- a CDS encoding DUF6804 family protein yields the protein MIKFILSIFLMLCLFDMPYGYYQLVRFIALICFSMLAYQYKNNHTLLVIFISLALLFQPFIKIALGRTLWNIIDVVVAIFLLILLKVEHKDEK